The Jiangella sp. DSM 45060 genome contains the following window.
GAGCTGGCCTGGCGCATCCGCGATCCCGCGACCCCGTGGCTCGTGCTGACCGGCACCAACGGCAAGACGACGACCGTGCGGATGCTGACGTCGATGCTGCGGGCGTCCGGCCTGCGCGCGGCCGCCGCCGGCAACGTCGGCGACCCGATCGTCACGGCCGTCATGGACCCCGGCGGCCACGACGTCATCGCCGTCGAGCTGTCCAGCTACCAGCTGCACTGGACGTACTCGATGGCCGCGCGGTCGGCCGCCGTCCTCAACATCGCGCCCGATCACGTCGACTGGCACGGCTCGATGGACGCGTACGTCGCCGACAAGGGGCGCATCTACGCCGGCGTCGAGACCGCCTGCGTCTACAACGTCGCCGACCCCGTCACCGAGCAGCTGGTCCGCGACGCCGACGTCCGGGAAGGGGCGCGGGCGATCGGGTTCACGCTGGGCATCCCGTCGGTCGGCATGGTCGGCGTCGTCGACGAGTACCTGGTCGACCGCGCGTTCATCGCCGAGCGGCAGACGTCGGCCGCCGAGCTGGCCTCCGTCGAGGACGTCCGGCCGGCCGCGCCGCACAACGTCGCGAACGCGCTGGCCGCGGCCGCGCTGGCGCGGTCGATCGGCGTGCCGCCGGTCGCGGTCCGCGACGGCCTGCGCGGGCACTCGCCCGACCCGCACCGCATCGCCACCGTCGCCGTCCTGGGCGACGTCACCTACGTCGACGACTCCAAGGCGACCAACCCGCACGCGGCCGCCGCGTCGCTCGCGGCGTTCGACTCCGTGGTCTGGATCGCGGGCGGGCTGGCCAAGGGGGCCTCGTTCGACTCGCTGGT
Protein-coding sequences here:
- the murD gene encoding UDP-N-acetylmuramoyl-L-alanine--D-glutamate ligase — protein: MRDSPWSELRVTVAGFGVSGYAAADTLIQLGAQVTVLEDRDGPAEQERATILRILGAQISLGPGSTSALPAGTQLVVTSPGWKPSSPLLAAAAAAGVPIWGEVELAWRIRDPATPWLVLTGTNGKTTTVRMLTSMLRASGLRAAAAGNVGDPIVTAVMDPGGHDVIAVELSSYQLHWTYSMAARSAAVLNIAPDHVDWHGSMDAYVADKGRIYAGVETACVYNVADPVTEQLVRDADVREGARAIGFTLGIPSVGMVGVVDEYLVDRAFIAERQTSAAELASVEDVRPAAPHNVANALAAAALARSIGVPPVAVRDGLRGHSPDPHRIATVAVLGDVTYVDDSKATNPHAAAASLAAFDSVVWIAGGLAKGASFDSLVRDVRGRLRGVVLLGADRAVIAEALARHAPDVPVVDVPDTDNEAMDRIVAAAAGLARPGDTVLLAPACASMDMFADYGARGDAFADAVRRRPGGHSTP